A genomic region of Trueperaceae bacterium contains the following coding sequences:
- a CDS encoding glycoside hydrolase family 36 protein, with the protein MTGFEMGAIALADVAPLRDGAVPAHRVVARRGDRVEWALQAGGTLVLTVGDEEGVTRLDLSASGLAEAPLSLGLRFGRVTSVGRYLRNGYHSWDGSEFVEPGETTRRAAAGSPPTAGYAMTALVPTDASGALVVGFERHDRFQSRFRFGGDEAALTIDAESLLDRSGALAMETLLLFWDDGVERALVRWSERVAAASPLPPRVPARRITGWCSWYNLYAAIDEENIREHLAAAAAFRDRHGIDLDVFLIDDGFTPEMGDWLDVKPQFPRGMKPLLGEIAAAGFTPGLWIAPFMVGNRSRLFAEHPDWVLRERATGAPLVQATFYGEFRWHKRSEEYYVLDITHPGAEAWLRHVLRTWTRDWGARYLKTDFMYFGAEHGPDRAAWHRPGMSRIAVWRRMGAIIREEIGDALWLGCGCPLWASVGLVDAVRIGRDAGVSWSGERPAQSLLRDQVTRGHAAGRLWQADPDCILLRDRYHHLTDAQVEGLALFAGLSGGVLMTSDHLGDLTSEREALFAALARLEVAGCSYPSLGGDEATIVQRARLADGRTLELRLDPATGESRCTDGAGNPWP; encoded by the coding sequence ATGACCGGGTTCGAGATGGGCGCGATCGCCCTCGCCGACGTCGCGCCGCTCCGCGACGGCGCCGTGCCGGCACACCGGGTCGTCGCGCGCCGGGGAGACCGGGTCGAGTGGGCGCTGCAGGCAGGCGGCACGCTGGTCCTGACCGTCGGCGACGAGGAGGGCGTCACCCGCCTCGACCTGTCGGCCTCGGGCCTGGCCGAGGCGCCGCTGTCGCTCGGCCTGCGCTTCGGCAGGGTCACGAGCGTGGGCCGCTACCTGCGCAACGGCTACCACAGCTGGGACGGCAGCGAGTTCGTGGAGCCGGGCGAGACCACGCGCCGCGCCGCGGCAGGTTCGCCTCCGACGGCGGGCTACGCGATGACCGCCCTCGTGCCGACCGACGCGTCGGGAGCGTTGGTCGTAGGCTTCGAGCGCCACGACAGGTTCCAGAGCCGCTTCCGCTTCGGCGGCGACGAGGCGGCTCTGACGATCGACGCCGAGAGCCTGCTCGACCGCAGCGGCGCGCTCGCGATGGAGACGCTGCTGCTCTTCTGGGACGACGGCGTGGAGCGCGCCCTGGTCCGCTGGTCCGAGCGCGTCGCGGCGGCGTCACCGCTGCCTCCGCGCGTCCCGGCGCGGCGCATCACCGGCTGGTGCTCCTGGTACAACCTCTACGCCGCCATCGACGAGGAGAACATCCGCGAGCACCTGGCGGCCGCGGCGGCCTTCCGCGACCGGCACGGCATCGACCTCGACGTCTTCCTCATCGATGACGGCTTCACGCCGGAGATGGGCGACTGGCTCGACGTGAAGCCGCAGTTCCCCCGCGGCATGAAGCCGCTGCTTGGCGAGATCGCCGCGGCGGGCTTCACGCCGGGACTGTGGATCGCGCCGTTCATGGTCGGGAACCGCAGCCGGCTCTTCGCCGAGCATCCCGACTGGGTGCTGCGCGAGCGCGCCACCGGCGCGCCTCTCGTGCAGGCGACCTTCTACGGGGAGTTCCGCTGGCACAAGCGGAGCGAGGAGTACTACGTCCTCGACATCACGCACCCCGGCGCGGAGGCGTGGCTACGGCACGTGCTCAGGACCTGGACGCGCGACTGGGGAGCCCGCTACCTCAAGACCGACTTCATGTACTTCGGCGCCGAGCACGGCCCGGACAGGGCCGCCTGGCACCGGCCCGGCATGTCGCGCATCGCGGTGTGGCGCAGGATGGGCGCCATCATCCGCGAGGAGATCGGCGACGCCCTGTGGCTGGGCTGCGGTTGTCCGCTGTGGGCGTCGGTCGGGCTGGTCGACGCGGTGAGGATCGGGCGCGACGCCGGCGTCAGCTGGTCGGGCGAGCGGCCCGCCCAGAGCCTGTTGCGCGACCAGGTCACTCGCGGCCATGCCGCCGGTCGGCTGTGGCAGGCCGACCCGGACTGCATCCTGCTCCGGGACCGCTACCACCACCTGACGGACGCGCAGGTGGAGGGCCTCGCGCTGTTCGCGGGGCTGTCGGGCGGGGTCCTGATGACCAGCGATCACCTGGGCGACCTCACGAGCGAGCGCGAGGCCCTGTTCGCGGCGCTGGCCCGGCTCGAGGTAGCCGGCTGCAGCTACCCGTCGCTGGGCGGCGACGAGGCGACCATCGTCCAACGCGCGAGGCTCGCCGACGGTCGCACGCTCGAGCTGAGGCTCGACCCGGCGACGGGCGAGAGCCGCTGCACGGACGGCGCGGGGAACCCGTGGCCGTAG
- a CDS encoding Gfo/Idh/MocA family oxidoreductase: MSRLRVALLGCGGVARRHADAVAALPHDLELVACCGRDARRTAAFAGRHGASAYTDVDEMLRVERPDLVIVTLPPFARGDLVQRVARAGVHLLVEKPLALDVRSAELMAEAARAAGVVAAVGFMYRFGDAVRAWDEADAGRVGLFVGSYHCNSLHASWWREEAKSGGQVVEQAIHLIDLVRHLMGDPDSVYARRSNLAHRSTPGYDIEDVSAAIFGWDDGRIATLNASNIAVPGVWDKRWEVYAERMTGRFTGWNEAVLSRTDGEGEVLEIAGTTDPFVAQLADLHRAIAAGSRPRVPLEEGVAALRLALAARRSADERREVRLGP; this comes from the coding sequence ATGAGCCGGCTGCGCGTCGCCCTCCTGGGCTGCGGCGGCGTCGCGCGGCGGCACGCCGACGCCGTCGCCGCGCTGCCGCACGACCTCGAGCTGGTCGCTTGCTGCGGCCGCGACGCGCGGAGGACGGCGGCGTTCGCCGGCCGGCACGGCGCGTCCGCGTACACCGATGTCGACGAGATGCTGCGGGTCGAGCGCCCGGACCTCGTGATCGTCACGCTGCCGCCCTTCGCTCGCGGGGACCTGGTCCAGCGTGTCGCGCGCGCGGGCGTCCACCTCCTCGTCGAGAAGCCGCTGGCTCTGGACGTGCGGTCGGCCGAGCTGATGGCCGAAGCCGCGAGGGCGGCGGGCGTCGTGGCGGCGGTGGGCTTCATGTACCGCTTCGGCGACGCCGTGCGGGCCTGGGACGAGGCCGACGCCGGCCGCGTCGGCCTGTTCGTCGGTTCCTACCACTGCAACTCGCTGCACGCGAGCTGGTGGCGCGAGGAGGCCAAGTCGGGGGGCCAGGTCGTCGAGCAGGCGATCCACCTGATCGACCTCGTCCGCCACCTGATGGGCGACCCGGACAGCGTCTACGCCAGACGCTCGAACCTCGCGCACCGCTCCACGCCCGGTTACGACATCGAGGACGTCAGCGCCGCGATCTTCGGCTGGGACGACGGGCGGATCGCGACGCTCAACGCCTCGAACATCGCGGTGCCCGGCGTGTGGGACAAGCGGTGGGAGGTGTACGCCGAGCGCATGACCGGCCGCTTCACCGGCTGGAACGAGGCCGTGCTGTCGAGGACCGACGGCGAAGGGGAGGTCCTGGAGATCGCGGGGACCACCGATCCCTTCGTCGCGCAGCTCGCCGACCTGCACCGGGCGATCGCGGCAGGGAGCCGACCGCGCGTCCCTCTGGAGGAGGGCGTCGCCGCCCTGAGGCTGGCGCTCGCGGCGCGCCGGTCCGCCGACGAGCGCCGGGAGGTCCGGCTCGGGCCATGA
- a CDS encoding zinc-binding dehydrogenase: MPSSSALVLTAPRTLAFEELPWPPLGPDEVRVRTLYSGVSAGTELTQYRGTNPFMHRRFDEATRLFLDAAAPSWEWPVRDLGYGEVGEIVEVGAAVSDLRVGQRLFGAWHHKTHHVADTAYARQRLLPDGVDPRVGVFAHIGAVALNGVHDAQVRIGDTVAVFGLGVPGQIVAQAARASGARVVAVDPDPARRETCLRLGAHLALGPEGAAEEVKRLTDGRGADACIEVSGAPSALAEAIRAAAYNARVVALGFFQGEVTGLRLGEEFHHNRIQLISSQISGVAPEAGARWSRARLWRTVIDLQLAGALDLLPLITHSAPFSRAPELFARLDAGEPGMLQAVLEFPA; the protein is encoded by the coding sequence ATGCCTTCGAGCAGCGCCCTGGTCTTGACGGCGCCGCGCACGCTGGCGTTCGAGGAGCTCCCCTGGCCGCCTCTGGGGCCAGACGAGGTGCGCGTCCGCACGCTCTACTCCGGCGTGAGCGCCGGCACGGAGCTCACGCAGTACCGCGGGACGAACCCCTTCATGCACCGCCGCTTCGACGAGGCCACGCGCCTGTTCCTCGACGCCGCCGCCCCCAGCTGGGAGTGGCCGGTCCGCGACCTCGGCTACGGGGAGGTCGGCGAGATCGTCGAGGTAGGAGCCGCCGTGAGCGACCTGCGCGTCGGCCAGCGGCTGTTCGGCGCGTGGCACCACAAGACGCACCACGTCGCCGACACCGCCTACGCGCGCCAGCGCTTGCTGCCCGACGGCGTCGACCCGCGCGTCGGCGTCTTCGCGCACATCGGGGCGGTCGCGCTCAACGGCGTGCACGACGCGCAGGTCCGCATCGGCGACACCGTCGCGGTCTTCGGTCTGGGCGTGCCCGGGCAGATCGTGGCGCAGGCGGCGCGCGCGTCCGGGGCGCGGGTGGTCGCGGTGGACCCCGACCCGGCGCGCCGCGAGACGTGCCTGCGCCTGGGAGCGCACCTCGCGCTGGGCCCCGAGGGCGCGGCCGAGGAGGTCAAGCGGCTGACGGACGGCCGAGGCGCCGACGCGTGCATCGAGGTGTCGGGCGCGCCGTCGGCGCTCGCCGAGGCGATCCGCGCCGCCGCCTACAACGCCCGGGTCGTGGCGCTGGGCTTCTTCCAGGGCGAGGTCACGGGCCTCAGGCTTGGCGAGGAGTTCCACCACAACCGCATCCAGCTGATCAGCTCGCAGATCTCCGGCGTCGCGCCCGAGGCCGGCGCGCGGTGGTCTAGGGCCCGCCTGTGGCGCACGGTCATCGACCTGCAGCTCGCCGGCGCCCTCGACCTCCTGCCCCTCATCACGCACAGCGCGCCGTTCTCGCGGGCGCCGGAGCTGTTCGCCCGGCTCGACGCGGGCGAGCCAGGGATGCTGCAGGCCGTGCTGGAGTTCCCCGCATGA
- a CDS encoding LacI family DNA-binding transcriptional regulator has product MVQRSSTLKVLAEHLGVSVATVSRALAGNPTVAERTRARVVEAARRYGYVPNVAARQLVSGRSGFAAFVLPVRGPSFVDSYLGEFLTGLGEGLVEHGVDLLLATVQEGRSELTVLRHVIESGRADGVVVARIGEEDERVRYLRERGVPFVMHGRLLDEEAPVSWLDTDSGTAFGEAFDMLYELGHRRFGLVSITDRMTFRHLRERGLRQAMARRGDDTVELAVVAAPRFDRGAIVAKIDELLAGPRRPTAVIGLFDELALLVLERAAHFGLEVPRDLSVVGFDNVPAAAYAPPGLTTFDACTRRSAKEIGEMLISVIENRDDPPLQRLVRPEPVLRGSHGPAPRSPQAQ; this is encoded by the coding sequence ATGGTCCAGCGCAGCAGCACGCTCAAGGTACTGGCGGAGCATCTCGGCGTCTCGGTCGCCACCGTCTCGCGCGCCCTGGCGGGGAACCCGACGGTCGCCGAGAGGACGCGGGCGCGCGTGGTGGAGGCAGCCAGACGCTACGGGTACGTGCCGAACGTCGCCGCCCGCCAGCTGGTGTCGGGCCGCAGCGGCTTCGCCGCCTTCGTGCTGCCGGTCCGCGGACCCAGCTTCGTCGACTCCTACCTGGGCGAGTTCCTGACGGGCCTGGGCGAGGGCCTCGTGGAGCACGGCGTCGACCTGCTCCTGGCCACCGTGCAGGAAGGCAGGTCCGAGCTGACCGTCCTCAGGCACGTCATCGAGTCGGGGCGCGCGGACGGCGTCGTGGTGGCCCGCATCGGCGAGGAAGACGAGCGGGTCAGGTACCTGCGGGAGCGCGGCGTCCCGTTCGTCATGCACGGGCGCCTGCTCGACGAGGAGGCGCCCGTGAGCTGGCTCGACACCGACAGCGGCACGGCGTTCGGCGAGGCCTTCGACATGCTCTACGAGCTCGGCCACCGCCGCTTCGGGCTCGTGAGCATCACCGACCGCATGACCTTCAGGCACCTCAGGGAGAGGGGTCTGCGCCAGGCGATGGCGCGGCGCGGCGACGACACGGTCGAGCTCGCCGTCGTCGCGGCCCCGCGCTTCGACCGCGGCGCCATCGTCGCGAAGATCGACGAGCTGCTCGCCGGTCCGCGGCGCCCGACGGCGGTGATCGGCCTGTTCGACGAGCTGGCGCTGCTCGTCCTGGAACGGGCGGCGCACTTCGGCCTCGAGGTCCCTCGCGACCTGTCGGTGGTCGGCTTCGACAACGTGCCCGCGGCGGCCTACGCCCCTCCCGGCCTCACCACTTTCGACGCCTGCACCCGCCGCTCCGCCAAGGAGATCGGCGAGATGCTGATCTCCGTCATCGAGAACCGCGACGACCCGCCGCTGCAACGGCTCGTACGACCCGAACCGGTGCTCAGGGGCAGCCACGGACCGGCCCCGCGCAGCCCGCAAGCGCAGTGA
- a CDS encoding ABC transporter substrate-binding protein: MKTTFRFLAGAAFALLMMAPAATAQVLFWSTQASPVEEAQAMREQVLAGFPGGVDFQAQDTGPFYTRLEAELQAGRGEIGVVGALHGDLALYADSWVDLSAVDLSGIQVSEAFMELGRLGTDEQKYLPWMQANYVMAANRQALEYLPEGADLNALTYEQLVEWAANVHEATGTPKFGFPAGPQGLRHRFFQGFLLPSFTGSTVTKFRSPEAEEAWELFKELWQHTNPASTNYGFMQEPLLTGDVWIAFDHIARLADAFNQRPDDFVAFPAPAGPIGRGFMPVLAGIAVPVTTPDLDASLALVEYMMQPETQVATLLATNFYPTIDAELPDDLPPAARALGPAITAMTTAPDALPALLPVGLGELGGQFNQVYIDTFERIVLAGQPTRTVLDEQAAVLRDLMVQANAPCWLPDEPSEGACPVD, encoded by the coding sequence ATGAAGACGACGTTCCGGTTTCTAGCAGGCGCAGCGTTCGCGCTGCTCATGATGGCGCCGGCCGCGACCGCTCAGGTGCTGTTCTGGTCGACCCAGGCGTCGCCAGTCGAGGAGGCCCAGGCCATGCGCGAGCAGGTGCTGGCCGGCTTCCCCGGCGGCGTGGACTTCCAGGCTCAGGACACGGGTCCGTTCTACACCCGCCTCGAGGCCGAGCTGCAGGCCGGCCGCGGCGAGATCGGCGTGGTCGGGGCGCTGCACGGCGACCTCGCCCTCTACGCCGACAGCTGGGTGGACCTCTCGGCCGTCGACCTCAGCGGCATCCAGGTGAGCGAGGCGTTCATGGAGCTCGGTCGCCTGGGCACCGACGAGCAGAAGTACCTGCCGTGGATGCAGGCGAACTACGTGATGGCGGCGAACCGCCAGGCCCTCGAGTACCTGCCCGAGGGCGCCGACCTGAACGCGCTGACCTACGAGCAGCTCGTCGAGTGGGCGGCCAACGTGCACGAGGCGACCGGCACGCCGAAGTTCGGGTTCCCGGCCGGCCCGCAGGGGCTCAGGCACAGGTTCTTCCAGGGCTTCCTGCTGCCCTCGTTCACCGGGTCCACGGTCACGAAGTTCCGCTCGCCCGAGGCCGAGGAGGCCTGGGAGCTCTTCAAGGAGCTGTGGCAGCACACGAACCCCGCCTCCACGAACTACGGGTTCATGCAGGAGCCCCTGCTCACGGGCGACGTGTGGATCGCGTTCGACCACATCGCCCGCCTGGCCGACGCCTTCAACCAGCGGCCCGACGACTTCGTCGCCTTCCCGGCCCCCGCCGGACCGATAGGACGCGGGTTCATGCCGGTGCTGGCGGGCATCGCCGTCCCCGTCACCACCCCCGACCTCGACGCCTCCCTGGCGCTGGTCGAGTACATGATGCAGCCCGAGACGCAGGTGGCGACGCTGCTGGCCACGAACTTCTACCCCACCATCGACGCCGAGCTGCCCGACGACCTGCCCCCGGCTGCGCGCGCCCTCGGTCCGGCGATCACGGCCATGACCACGGCCCCCGACGCGCTGCCGGCGCTGCTGCCGGTGGGCCTCGGCGAGCTGGGCGGCCAGTTCAACCAGGTGTACATCGACACCTTCGAGCGCATCGTGCTGGCGGGCCAGCCGACCCGCACCGTCCTCGACGAGCAGGCGGCCGTGCTGCGCGACCTGATGGTCCAGGCCAACGCGCCGTGCTGGCTGCCCGACGAGCCGTCGGAAGGGGCCTGCCCCGTCGACTGA
- a CDS encoding sugar ABC transporter permease, with amino-acid sequence MRSRALPYLLILPATLFLLVFFVYPAVQIGVLAVSGPEGFTLRHLQTMAGHWKFGPALRWTLLLAAIAVPIQVVLALGMASIVTRLKAGRDTVLYVFSIPLGLSDLAAGIIWLAIFEQSGFLNSLLFRLGVIERPVLFLGYQSVGVIFLAVVLAEVWRATAIVMVILVAGMGLIPKEYDEAGQVFGANAWQRFTRITLPLLRPSLQSALILRTLNAFEVFGVVVALGGTTLPVLMGETYQWQFALRDRNVAASYALVILAVSVAATLFYQRALRVPKGATP; translated from the coding sequence ATGCGCTCCAGGGCGCTCCCCTACCTGCTGATACTGCCGGCGACGCTGTTCCTGCTGGTGTTCTTCGTGTACCCCGCCGTGCAGATCGGGGTGCTGGCCGTGTCGGGGCCAGAGGGGTTCACGCTGCGGCACCTCCAGACGATGGCCGGCCACTGGAAGTTCGGTCCAGCGCTGCGCTGGACGCTCCTGCTGGCAGCCATCGCCGTGCCCATACAGGTGGTCCTGGCGCTCGGGATGGCGTCGATCGTCACCAGGCTCAAGGCCGGCCGCGACACCGTGCTCTACGTCTTCTCGATCCCGTTGGGCCTCTCCGACCTGGCGGCCGGCATCATCTGGCTGGCGATCTTCGAGCAGTCTGGCTTCCTCAACTCGCTCCTGTTCCGGCTCGGGGTGATCGAGCGCCCCGTGCTCTTCCTCGGCTACCAGAGCGTCGGGGTGATCTTCCTCGCCGTGGTACTGGCCGAGGTGTGGCGCGCCACGGCGATCGTCATGGTGATCCTCGTCGCCGGCATGGGCCTCATCCCCAAGGAGTACGACGAGGCCGGACAGGTGTTCGGCGCGAACGCCTGGCAGCGGTTCACGAGGATCACGCTGCCGCTCCTGCGGCCGAGCCTGCAGTCGGCCCTCATCCTCCGCACGCTGAACGCGTTCGAGGTCTTCGGCGTCGTCGTCGCGTTGGGCGGGACCACGCTGCCGGTGCTCATGGGCGAGACGTACCAGTGGCAGTTCGCCCTGCGCGACCGCAACGTCGCCGCCTCCTACGCGCTCGTCATCCTCGCCGTCTCGGTCGCGGCGACCCTCTTCTACCAGCGCGCCCTGCGCGTGCCGAAGGGAGCGACGCCGTGA
- a CDS encoding carbohydrate ABC transporter permease: protein MRAGGADAAVAAPHDAPRAVPAVGTAGRFLFVSAVVVLSAWVLVPIYLMMVNALSSPQEVTAFPKTFVPSFDLGSVRFFATFAGVARALWNSVLVAALTMLLSLGLGAPAGYALSRFEFPGKGFFRLLVVMTRAFPLPLLALPLAVFFIRTGLDDTALGLAIVHTVLAIPFAALITYSLFSGIPLELEEAAWTLGCTRWQAFHKVVLPLVLPGIAASAVFAFIVSWNEVFAAAVLTIQNRTLPAFLVQSLNVSPLHLKFAGGAALVIPALVFIFAVRRYLFAMWGIANR, encoded by the coding sequence GTGAGGGCCGGCGGAGCGGACGCCGCCGTCGCCGCTCCCCACGACGCCCCGCGCGCCGTCCCCGCCGTGGGCACGGCCGGGCGCTTCCTGTTCGTCAGCGCGGTCGTCGTGCTCTCGGCCTGGGTGCTGGTGCCCATCTACCTGATGATGGTCAACGCGCTCTCGTCGCCCCAGGAGGTCACCGCCTTCCCCAAGACCTTCGTCCCCTCCTTCGACCTCGGGTCGGTGCGGTTCTTCGCCACCTTCGCCGGCGTGGCCAGGGCCCTGTGGAACTCGGTCCTGGTGGCCGCGCTGACCATGCTGCTGTCGCTGGGCCTGGGCGCCCCCGCCGGCTACGCGCTCTCCCGCTTCGAGTTCCCCGGCAAGGGGTTCTTCCGGCTTCTCGTCGTGATGACCAGGGCCTTCCCGCTGCCGCTGCTGGCGCTGCCGCTGGCCGTGTTCTTCATCCGGACGGGGCTCGACGACACCGCGCTGGGCCTGGCGATCGTGCACACGGTCCTGGCCATCCCGTTCGCCGCACTGATCACCTACTCGCTGTTCTCCGGCATACCGCTCGAGCTGGAGGAGGCCGCCTGGACCCTCGGCTGCACCCGCTGGCAGGCGTTCCACAAGGTGGTGCTCCCGCTGGTGCTGCCCGGCATCGCCGCCTCGGCGGTCTTCGCCTTCATCGTCTCCTGGAACGAGGTGTTCGCCGCCGCCGTGCTGACCATCCAGAACCGAACGCTGCCCGCCTTCCTCGTCCAGAGCCTCAACGTCTCCCCGCTCCACCTCAAGTTCGCCGGGGGCGCGGCCCTGGTGATCCCCGCGCTCGTGTTCATCTTCGCCGTGCGGAGGTACCTGTTCGCGATGTGGGGCATCGCGAACCGCTAG
- a CDS encoding ABC transporter ATP-binding protein translates to MAEIVIKDVAKSFGSFRALHSIDLSIADREFMVLLGPSGCGKTTLLRIIAGLETPSAGEVWIGGRRVDRLPPRQRGIAMVFQNYAVFPHLTVFENIAFGLRMQKLPRRTIEERVNRTAELMHIEQLLERYSGQLSGGQRQRVAVARALAMEPDVILMDEPLSNLDALLRLEMRAELKGVLEASRTTTIYVTHDQVEAMSLADRIAVMHEGRIVQASTPVEVYRDPAARFVGSFIGNPPMNFIAATRTAPGEWDVAGLKLPGPASGDRLEFAIRPEDVEVAPGGLKAVVRVVEPLGPHTLVTADVAGRLFRAVLESDLSVAPGDELSLVPREGRVRWFDPETGEAVR, encoded by the coding sequence ATGGCCGAGATCGTCATCAAGGACGTCGCCAAGAGCTTCGGCAGCTTCCGGGCGCTCCACTCGATCGACCTGAGCATCGCGGACCGGGAGTTCATGGTGCTGCTGGGCCCCTCGGGCTGCGGCAAGACGACCCTGCTGCGCATCATCGCCGGCCTCGAGACGCCCAGCGCCGGCGAGGTCTGGATCGGCGGGCGCCGCGTGGACAGGCTGCCCCCGCGCCAGCGCGGCATCGCCATGGTCTTCCAGAACTACGCGGTCTTCCCGCACCTCACGGTGTTCGAGAACATCGCCTTCGGGCTGCGCATGCAGAAGCTCCCCCGCAGGACGATCGAGGAGCGCGTCAACCGCACCGCCGAGCTGATGCACATCGAGCAGCTCCTCGAGCGCTACTCCGGCCAGCTCTCGGGCGGCCAGCGGCAGCGCGTCGCGGTCGCGCGGGCGCTGGCCATGGAGCCCGACGTGATCCTGATGGACGAGCCGCTCTCGAACCTCGACGCGCTCCTGCGCCTCGAGATGCGCGCCGAGCTCAAGGGCGTGCTGGAGGCCAGCCGGACCACCACGATCTACGTCACCCACGACCAGGTGGAGGCGATGTCGCTGGCCGACCGCATCGCCGTCATGCACGAGGGCAGGATCGTCCAGGCCTCGACGCCCGTGGAGGTCTACCGCGACCCGGCGGCCCGCTTCGTCGGCAGCTTCATCGGCAACCCGCCGATGAACTTCATCGCCGCCACCAGGACGGCTCCCGGCGAGTGGGACGTGGCGGGGCTCAAGCTGCCGGGTCCCGCGTCCGGCGACCGCCTCGAGTTCGCGATCCGTCCCGAGGACGTGGAGGTAGCGCCGGGCGGGCTCAAGGCCGTCGTGCGCGTGGTCGAGCCGCTCGGCCCGCACACGCTGGTGACGGCCGACGTGGCGGGCAGGCTCTTCCGCGCCGTCCTCGAGTCCGACCTGTCGGTGGCGCCGGGCGACGAGCTCAGCCTGGTGCCGAGAGAGGGACGCGTGCGCTGGTTCGATCCCGAGACCGGCGAAGCCGTGCGATGA
- a CDS encoding trehalase family glycosidase, with the protein MTDRATMVAQARDVLRANDRGGYTVPTAGLYPFQWNWDSCLTALGLSHADEERAWREIETLFAHQWEDGMVPHIVFHEPSDGYFPGPEVWGTGRPTPTSGITQPPVAGFVMRRLYDRAADRELAAAKARALLPKVDAWHEWFHRHRDPRGEGLVAIIHPWESGRDNSVDWDEPLSRVPTEGVTPYTRRDTQHADPAHRPTKAQYDRYLWLVERFRGLGWDAATLHDASPFRVVDPGFNAVLIRSCADLADLADDLGEHEVAAANRARAAAGLAALEGLWSEAHGQYLCRDRASGELVGSASVGGLLAVFAAVPEGRAARIAATIERWARDVRYLVPSHDPADPRFEPQRYWRGPVWLVVNYLLADGLARAGQGELAGKVLDSSLELVAASGFAEYYDPVTATACGGGEFSWTAAMALELLDAREG; encoded by the coding sequence ATGACGGACCGCGCGACCATGGTCGCGCAGGCCAGGGACGTGCTGCGCGCCAACGACCGCGGCGGCTACACCGTGCCGACCGCCGGGCTCTACCCGTTCCAGTGGAACTGGGACTCCTGCTTGACCGCCCTCGGGCTGAGCCACGCAGACGAGGAGCGCGCCTGGCGCGAGATCGAGACGCTCTTCGCGCACCAGTGGGAGGACGGCATGGTCCCCCACATCGTCTTCCACGAGCCTTCCGACGGGTACTTCCCCGGACCCGAGGTCTGGGGCACCGGCAGGCCCACGCCGACCTCGGGCATCACGCAGCCGCCCGTCGCCGGCTTCGTGATGAGGCGGCTCTACGACCGGGCCGCCGACCGCGAGCTGGCCGCGGCCAAGGCCCGGGCGCTGCTGCCCAAGGTCGACGCCTGGCACGAGTGGTTCCACCGGCACAGGGACCCTCGCGGGGAGGGCCTGGTCGCGATCATCCACCCCTGGGAGTCGGGGCGGGACAACTCGGTCGACTGGGACGAGCCGCTCTCGAGGGTGCCGACCGAGGGCGTGACCCCCTACACCCGCCGCGACACCCAGCACGCCGACCCGGCGCACCGGCCCACGAAGGCGCAGTACGACCGCTACCTGTGGCTCGTCGAGCGCTTCCGCGGGCTCGGCTGGGACGCCGCGACGCTGCACGACGCGTCGCCGTTCCGCGTGGTCGACCCCGGCTTCAACGCGGTACTGATCAGGTCGTGCGCCGACCTCGCCGACCTGGCCGACGACCTGGGCGAGCACGAGGTGGCCGCCGCCAACAGGGCGCGCGCCGCGGCGGGGCTGGCTGCGCTCGAGGGCCTGTGGAGCGAGGCGCACGGCCAGTACCTGTGCCGCGACCGCGCGAGCGGCGAGCTCGTGGGCAGCGCGTCGGTGGGCGGGCTCCTCGCCGTCTTCGCCGCGGTCCCCGAGGGCCGGGCCGCGCGGATCGCCGCCACCATCGAGCGCTGGGCGCGGGACGTGAGGTACCTGGTGCCCTCGCACGACCCGGCCGACCCGCGCTTCGAGCCCCAGCGCTACTGGCGCGGGCCCGTCTGGCTCGTCGTGAACTACCTGCTCGCCGACGGGCTGGCGCGAGCGGGCCAGGGCGAGCTGGCCGGGAAGGTCCTCGACTCGAGCCTCGAGCTCGTCGCCGCCTCCGGCTTCGCCGAGTACTACGACCCCGTCACCGCGACCGCCTGCGGCGGCGGCGAGTTCTCCTGGACCGCGGCCATGGCCCTGGAGCTGCTGGACGCGCGCGAGGGCTGA